The nucleotide sequence CTAACTGTACCTAGTTACAGAACAATTTGACCTGCCAAAAAGTATCGGTTCACTTTTTGGTCATTTTGAAGGGCatgaataaaataatcaaaattgtCCATTTTGATTGTGATGTCTTTCTGTGCATCTTTCCTCATTGTgctaaacgtgtttttaaaacaTAACAGCTTTCATTCATGTTGGGTTTAAATTTCActttgatttttaaccatttcctGCAACTCCATTACGATTTATAggcttgtaatatatatatatatatatatatatatatatatatatatatatatatataattttatttttttttcttaagtgttGCTGGATATATTCAGGAATGTTCATTCACACGTCATATTTGAGAAAAATCGTTTGGCATTCTGTTGGTTTTTAATTGTCACATTACGCATTAAGAAAATGTGCTGTATTAGTTTGAAGCATAAAATTTAACAATGTGGGGGGAAAGGAAAGATGGAATCCCTGTGGCTCACTTTTTAATTCTCTGAAAAACGTTATGGTCGCACTTTAGTTAAAGAACTCCTCTGCTGCTGCACACTTACGAGCCATTATTTGGGTTTCCCATAAACTCTGAtgcaagtttttttgtttgttcgcTTGTTTTTAATGCCCAGAACACTTTAGCGTAAATCTTAAAATTTTGATAAACACAGGCCCAGAATCTTGACACTGATGTTGTGCGTCGGCCAAAGAAATAAATACTGCTGTAACTAATACAGGTCTATTAGTAAATGCTTTAAATTATGTTTCCAGTGTGTTTCTGCAATAACCCTGACAGCCAAAATACAAAGCTTAACCAGCAGAGTTAAACCTTATTTTCgcttcacaaatattttgctgcatTTCTGAAAGTGTCTGAGCTGACTGTAACATGACGTCACACCACGCTCGACTTGCCTCCAATGCTAACAGCAAATCTACAGACTGGGCCATCTTTGCCTCACCTTAGACAAGTGCTGGTCTGTAGTTTAAAAGCTTGCACATCAGTAGTCGTCTCCAACCTCCTGTAAAAAGGTAAATCTCCCAGTGGGAGACTGCCATCTGCAAACAAAGTGCTCTCGGGTCTATAAAAAGGAGGCTAGGTAGGAGCAGACCTCAGCTGCAGCGTCTGACGTGCTCTAGCACATACTCTGGGAAGTGCAAACTGCAAACCTGCAGCCCATCCAGTTTACAAGGCATCCTGGGATACTCATCCTCCTTCCACTTGTTTTCGTCTGGGTCGAATGTGAGGATGGAGTCACTGTAGTGGCCGTTGTAACACAAGCCGCCCAGCACCATGATCTGCCTGTCCAACACTGCCACCCCATGACCGCTGCGACCAATGGGCATGGATGCGAGGATGGTCCACTCATCTGTGTCCGGGTCATACACCTCAGTGGAGGGGCAGCCCTGGGACTCGAAGGAAGCCCGCAGGATTACGCACACCCCTCCAAACACATACAGCTTCCCGTTGTGAGAGATCATTTTGTGGAAACATCGGGCGTAGTTCATTTTGGACTTGTTTTCCCAACAGCTGGCGTGGGTGCCGGGCAGCAGCGCGCCACGGCCGGCGCGTGTCCTGTGTGCGTCTGTCCCTCCTGTGCTCCCACCCCCTCCTCCTTCACGACCTGGATCAAACACACAAACTTGTTTCGAGGTAGAGGAGGATGTGATACCGCCAGTGATATACAGTTTACCGCCAAGGACTGTTCCCTCGTGGCCGTACTTGTTCACAGGATAAGGATCGACAAACTCCCAGCGGTCCTCTGTTATATCGTAGCGTTCTGTAGAATAGAAAGTCTCATCTCGCGTGCGGCCTGCCACAGCGTATATAAACCTGCCAATAACTCCCACAGCAAACTCTGAcctgcagggggggggggggggaagcagaCCATTAACaacctaactttttttttttttaattcactcacTGCCACAACTGGTTAGTCATGAATGTTTCATATCGGACTTTCAATTATCATATGCAAAGATGTGCACACGCACAGGCTTTGTAGACATTAACATTTTTATAAcagaattaaaagaaaaaaggaaagaaCAACACCTCCCTACTCTATATTAAATCTCTTAAAattcagtacccatttacagctgagtggcagaaaatgcagatgaagtgtcttgtgcaAAGACAGACAGGTAGCACAACCAGGAATCAAACACGTCTACACAGACTCGTAGCCCAACCTTTTATCTCACTGAGCTACCTACTCAGTATAATATGACATACAATAAACTCCCTAACCTGGGCACAGACATGTCAGCCATTCTCAGCCAGGAGTTCTGCCGAGGATCGTAGCGATAGACCTTGGAGGAGGCATGGAACTCGCCATCAGGCCCCAGCTCTTCTCCGCCCAACAGGAAGGCAAAGTTATTGACAATAGCCAGGCAATCTGGTCGCAAGGGAACCTGAGGCCCTTCGAGTTCCCACCACACCTGGAGGGTTAGTGCAAATTACTGAACCGTTACAAGTATCAAATTACTGAAACAGATTAAACTTTAGGATTACAAATATTGAACCTATAATTCAGGCTAAACCTAGAGACCTTAGGGCGCTGCAGCAGCAGGATCTTGCTGTTGACCATGCTGTGACCAATCATTCCTCTGAAGACGGCGGTCTGTGGGCGGACGGAGCGGATGCGGTTTGAGTGTGACTCCACCAGAGGCTGCTGGTTGACGTCATGAAAGTAGCTGAGTGCCTGGTCAACCTCTTGCCTCAGTTGTCTGGAGTAACGGTAGAACTCTGATGTTTTCACCTGGAAGGACAATGGGGTCAGAGATAATATCAACAATAAACATATCCAAAAGCTATCATTCTCATTTACAGAGCATGACAAAAGAGACACAAAAACTTCACAAGTCCCCATCCTGCCACCCAAAATTTTGTTGGCTGAAAATGATGCACATCTTGCTGCATTAGTTCATAAGCTGCCACCCCCATCTCACTGAGACAAAGACCTTGACAAATACACTGCATCCTGAAAATTTCAATGAACGCAGCAGGGAGATGGTCAAAATGAaagtataacacaatgctaagatatcctcggccatatgagcataaaaataggaacagaatgtgaccttttgaccccttaaaataggtcaaggttagccatctgcgccacaagaatgctccctgtgaatttgaagactttggcagtaatggaggaggtgatggtctagtggttaaggcgttgggcttgagaccagaagatcctcggttcaaatcccagcctttttcattcattctgcaagttttcttgtaTCCACattacaggggtgggcaatcatgtgccatgaagggccgagacactgcaggttttccttactaccaatcacctcagcaggtgattttattaatgatcaggtgatttcattgacgatcaggtgtttatgttcaggggagaaggtcATCAGCAAACcacctgctgaagtgattggttgcaaggaaaacctgcagtgtctcggcccttgctGCCCACCCCTGATCCACAACAACCACTCTATAATTGACCTTTTCATGAGCTGTCCATGGTTCTGATCAGACACTGGACCATCAGCATGATGGACAGCTCACTCACAGCTCACCTCCAAGAATGTTTTCTCTGTCACAAGTTGCTTTGAGAAGCGTGGgtaaaaaatttaaaatgtttgcAGTTATGCTTGTAGAAAACTGTTCTTCCAGcttctcccgttaggggttgccacagcagatcaatcgtttccatgtcACCATGTCCTCTGCTTCtccctctgtcacaccaatcacctgcatgtcctccctgaaAGCTCTCTACTCGTACAGATTATCAGTTGAAACAGAAGTGATGCCGTGAGGAATTGGATCCAGTATTTATTCAAAATTCTCTGAAAGTGGCATAGCTTCATGCAAATTTGCCACAGGCATGCAAGTTCCGAAAGAACAAAGTAATGTCATGTGGGCATCTATAAACATGGTATGGATGTGCCAtagcacaaacaaaaacaaaagaagtcGTAATGAGAACTGCACTGACATAAAAAGAATGCAGTGAAAATGTCAATAAAGTCCCTAATGGATTGTAGTTATAGCAATGCTGTCATTACTACATCTTTATTAAGTTCTTACCACATCCTGACACAACCACTTCCCGACTACTTCCATTTTTAAGATGTCCAAAGTTCAACCACACCATGTCCTTATATGTTTCTACTGCATTCCTACAATGTTGTACAAGTTCTTACTGCACTCACTCAATTTTTGGAGGATGCAATGTGAACATATCTGAATGTGAGGGCGTTTAATGAAGTAGTCACAATAAAGCTCCAAGTTTCTCTGAAAAACAAATACTGCTTTCACTTTAATTCCATGTACCATGTTGCACTTTTTCTACAGAAGACAAATATCTGTGATTTTTCACATTAAAAGCCTTTCAACCACTCAGAGCAAAACTACAACCGGCTGTCCACATGTGCAGAAGAAGGTAGTCAGTAAATGCCTCACCTTCTCAAAGATGTTAGCAGGTGTCATGAGGCAGAAGCGGATAGACTGGATGAtggtgtctgtgtgtctccaccGCCGCCGGTCGTGCCTTAGCCATGCCTGCACAGCTTCATACAACTCAATTTCTGGAAAGCGACTCAGGGCGTCACTGTTCAGGTacgcctggttaaataaagacagAATCGAAGAGAAAGTGATTTGGCTGGTAAATgtatggtaccaacatgacatgACTACATCATGTTATTACTGCAGAAAATGTGATAAAGTAGCAGGAGAAACAAGGAAGCAAATACATTCTCTCATGGATTTATTTCTGGTCCTCTGAATAAGACTTCAAACAAATTAGTATAACTTCAGCTATGGGAAACAGCAAAGGGGCTTCAGACAAGGAGCTGTCCACCAAAAAGTCAAAAATAAAATCTATGTATCTTCTGAGCTGTCCTATTTTTATTTAATATCCAAATTATTTTTAGCAAGCATTAATTGCTCTCTGTGGTCAACCTTGAAGGGACATCCCAAAAGCTTCATGTTGTTGCTTCATTATGAAAGAAGGGTGCCGTTGGGTTTTTCAGTGTGCAGCAACAGATGAGAATTTCTGatgcttaaataaataaaaagcaaacaaagacaGGGCTTAAAAAGTAATTTAAATACATGCAATTATTGTGTTATGAGGGAGTGAAGGCAACCTGTGTCCTTATGGTGGGCCTAACAATGATATCACTAAAAGATTGCTTTTACCTTCACAGTCTACACTGGCCCTGCTCAACAACACAAATGCAAAAGGACTGATTCATTTTTCAgacttttgatttgattttgctgTGAAATAAACAATGACTCAACAAGGAAAAGTGACTCATTCATTTGTGAAAAACTGATCACTTTTCAAGTGATAAAAGAGAGATATTTGAGATATacttttattcggcacacaaaatattcaaatagaaaaaatgaacaattccacaaactcaaacaaaactagtgagtccgaaagtgtgggctgaagcaaagcttataagcgcccacccctgctagtacaagtccatcaattctaattagtcatatttacataaatacaaattcactactacatgtcaacacacagacatacacatctgttaaggattttatatatatatatatgttatcactgttaaacatttgtaccttttgtcttctttctgatgagaacggtgttgtgctgtttgcacttaaacccgagaatgtacgtgttattcaaccttgttggagctggatgtacttattattattattacacaacttgttttcgacaacatcaatatactattcacttataattatatttatatagtaccagatcacaagaaagtcaactCAAGGCACTTTATGCAAGTAAGgaataaccttaccaacccccagagcaagcactaggcaactgtggtgaggaaaaacgtcctataaggaagaaacctcaagcagaccaggctcttgggggtgaccctctgcttgggccgtgccatatatacctatatactttacatacataaatatatacatatatatacatacatatacacggtcacttatatacatatacaccttacatacatacatacatacatatacacatatacattaaCACATacccacacatatacatacatacgcatacacatacccacacattcaaatatacaataagtcccacttataaattgaacattccctataaatcaaattatattttctTCTTTATGATacctagacatgatgttctttttgagtacttTCttaaaatcttactaaggtaccactcattctaacctctgttgaacattcgttccatttcttcaccccaaccaaaaacacacaaaaaccctttacatttgttcttactggtggtttcataaacattgcacaacctcttaaactataactGGATTCCCTCATGTCtcagtaaggcttggtttttcactcgaaacaaagtttgaattgtaatgtaatcgaccaaatctatgaattttaataaatttaaagacacaaatagagaatgagtttgttcacgataatgtttattgcagatgatttgtatggctcgtttttgcaaaaggaatattggattggtgtttgatttgtaagtgtttccccatgactcaacacaatatgtcatatatggtaccatcagagaatgatataaagtaagtaacccttcttgtggcagtatgtctttggctttatacaaaatggctatagtttttgacaattttgatttgacataatttatatgtggtttccagctaagtttattatcaattataacacctaaaaatgtattctctgttactaactcaatttccttattgtttatagttaaagttttacatttgggtgcctgtttatttccaaatataataaaattggttttcccaaggttgagtgacaacttattagcatcaaaccaaaccttaaatttttccagttctttctgcaCTATGTCCacaagctgttcaagattttcaccgctacaaaacacagttgtatcatctgcaaaaaggacacatctcagtgaactcgacacccaacttatatcatttatatagagtataaacaacaaaggacccagcactgagccctgctgaatccatattgttcttcacaaatgatgttatgcttcagtaaataatcatttaatcttttagcaaatattttttccaaaattttggaaaactgtggcaggagtgatataggtctataattagaaaatgtgtgtttgtcaccagttttaaacagaggaattactttggctattttcatttgagaaggaaatttaccagtacttagtgacatattgcaaatgtaattgaacggttttactatacaatcaataactttttttaataaagccatatccaaattattaaaatcagtcgatttcttactttttgaaccatgaaccagatcaagtatttccctttcatgagtatcaccaatgaacattgaaacagatttgttaaatgatgaattatttacccagaagttattagttcatgagtcaattttactggcaagacttttacccacattaacgaagtattcattaaagtgttcagcaatagacttgttatcaatcgtgatgtagttgttactctgaaaaaatgaaggataatctctagttactctattcttttttatttaatatgttccatgtgtttttgatgttatttctatttttgacaagtaactcactataatatctttttttactgagtttcatgatattgattaacttattcttatatgttttatacttactttcagcttccttagttcatagttttatgaattgtttatatagtaagtttttctttttatatgccctctgaagccccttagttatcgatggtttattgctgtattgatttttgtgtattttgtcaacaaatggacagtgtttattatacaaactggaaaaaatggaaatgaaagcatcctgtcaacatcatcaacaaaaacatccgaccaattctgacttcataaatcctcccttaaattttcaattgtttcaggtgttacttatctactcatgaatttggtattgcttcgatgcttacaacaaccctccaatgcaaagactgagaaaactggcaagtgatcactgatatcactgactaGCAGTCCCCCACCAAGATTACTGGATATAGCAttggttaaaatattgtcaaagagttgttgagtccatagttattctgctaggatgaatgatggttggaaacagtcctaaacagtacaaggtgtttataagtGAGGTGATTTgtagatgattgtgagggtttaaaaaaaaatctatattgaaatttccacagacaaataaatgcttatttctgttgattttgttgtacattcctaagataacgtctccaaaggtgttaatatttgtcccaggagctctgtaaatacaactaacaactatgtttttggagtttatactcgtagatgtaatttctatggtaacacattccatgatgttgtccactgtaaatgacatgttaaaGAGTTTACAGTTGTAATCTGACTTTACATATAATGCAACGCCtctgccccttctcgtctgccagttaaccaggaacaattcataaccatcaagatatagcagatctttattatcctcatttaaccatgtttctgaaattgcaataactgaaaaactttttttggatgttttcaaacaatcattaacggTGACAGATTacaagaaagacttctgctgttgaaatgtataattgaaaaatcttcagcattgattttataatttttgaattgttcttctgtaaaatatttgcactgtctcacaatattctcactgaaaaaggtatcaggatcattttcagattcgaaggggcggttagcagagttattataattaaatgtatctagacagagctcctgggcagaaataaaccgatcattatccttagtcattatgtctctcttgtctccgggtgtagatgatgtggatgagtgggttgctccagtctccTTCATGATGCTGtgttgtgtttgagtcctcatacctattgttcatatttgtccaactcctcgatgttccttattgccataacttttgcttgttctggtgatccgttcagtttaatgaatattttacagtttgaagtccatgtgtgctggatttttccctgtttctttaagaagcgtgctttcctggcgatgtcggcattccgtttggtgagatgttcactgatgaatatgtttgtccctttcagttttcttccttgttttaacagtgctgttttgtgttttctgttgatgaatctcatgatgacggttcgtttatcaccgtcatttctccggggcagagggtggcacgcttcaatgttatttaaatccatttctatacctttagataggaggaaatcatcaacctgtttttccacagagctgacctcctgttcactgggctcccctccactctcatctgttaccgcccgtgcgtaggaccgtggtttgatgtgaagatcggtgatgatgacgtcgttaattctggtgtactgctccaattcagccactctattttccagctgcaccagacaccggtctttctcagcgttctggagccttaatgccttcacctcctccaccagatcatgattgatttctgttgttgcttcacaacagaaatttcctccgatagaaagtccagagattttttaatatcgtcaccttcctccgccgtcagaaccttcttaggccccatggtcggcttgtgGGCTGCTTGgcaatcgccgatgttaacagcctgcgttgttggtcaccgggatggatctgcactgcggtGGTGCCACGCGGCCTCAGTGTTTCCGCtccgatggatccgcggtggctgcacgaggcctcggggaagtggcactcgtgacgcgcggcttcaaTGACGCACTGTCCAGTCGCGGGACTAAGTTGCCGGCTGAGGTGGTATTCcaactgtccgggttggcaaacaccggcgtggcagatggcaactacaaacaccacctctgaggcacaaaaactcaggtacaaactttttgcagctcactctcTGACACGCAGCTCCTGACTCGACACGCAGCTGAGCTCCTGACTCAGTGACAAGACTGTTGGTTTGCACTGGTCTCCACTcaaccccccgccccccccaaaaaaaacttcaCCCAATCAattgataataaataaatataaaaccttGCAGTGTGTAATGTCTGCAGTGAAGGTGGTTTACTTTTTTCAACAACCAAACCTGTAGTCTCTCGAGGCTGAGGTAGGACAGGAAGTCAGGCCGGTTCATGAGTGGGACAAAATTGTCAAGCAAGAAGTTGTCGAGTTGCTCCTGGACACCCTCAACACCCACGCTGAAGTCCTCTAGGAGGCGCATAACCTCAGCACAGTTTTCTAGACAGATCTTGGCCAACAGGAAGGAACAGCAAAATTCCACCGCCTCTGTCAGCTGGACATACATGGCCGCCTGCACTGACAGGAAGTGCGAGGAGGAGGAAACAGAGTGTGTTATTATGAAGTCCAAATTATTGACTGTAGACAACTCAACTCAGCACTGTTTCTAAAAATTAGACCCTGTGGAGGTTCTTTCATTACAGTATTGTAGGTATTTCACTGTTTGACCCTTACTTAACCAGGGCTGTCTCTTGAGACTGAAATCTTCAAGCTAAATTGGAGTGACATCATGTTACACATACAAAATGTGTCTCAGCATCACCTGAAGGATTTCTTGGACAGTGGGCATGCTGAGCTCCAACGACCCGTAATACATAAACCGGAGAATATGACCAAACCCTGCAGCTGTTAACCCCTTCATGTGGATTTTGTCCTGGTCCCTCTCCCTCATGTCTGCTGTGAACATCACCCGGAAGTAGTCGCTCTGCGTGGCCAGCAGGGCCTTGTGGGCCTGAAAGAAAAGCATTTAAAAAACTATTTAGCCAAAATTACACAACTTATGGAATTCAGGGACATATTTCTCATACTTTGTAAAATTACACCAATAATGCCACAGAGAATCAACTTCAGAACTACTATAGAAATGAAAAATATATTATCTAAAATTTCATACGAAATACTGCAGTTATGAACATTAAACAGAACTATGTACACATTTACATAATGACATCCATTCATCAAATACATCCTCATCATGTTGAggatcacagggggctggaaTCTATCGCAGCACAAAAGGTGAGCATATGCCGAATGTGTGAAATGAGCTTTTGTGTTCTGGTTCACCCTTGCCATGGGAAGTGGGAAAAGTTAAAACTGGCAAGGACTTCCGGGTGAGCGCTTCAAGATGGCGTTCTAGAACCTCGACGGTCCTGATCAGATGTTAGAAAAACTCCACAAAACTCGATAAATTGACTTTGTACATGTTTATAATGACATATTATGCGTGGAGTTAGATCAAAGAAGAGACAAGGGGGTCCAAAAAATGACAGCCAAGAGAAGATTAATTCTTCAAACGCTGAGGACCAGATAAGCATGACGCAGGCCGTAGAGCCAGACGAAGGAAGCGAGCCAACTACTGCTAAAGCCTTACAGAATTTATGCGGTAATATAAAAGAAATGCAAAATGACATTAACGTAATGAAGAGGGATATCAAACAAGATTTGAGTAACTTCAAGGCTGAAGTGAATCAGAAGCTGGAAGAGGTGAGCGCGGATATTCGCAACCAGAGCTCAAGGCTAACAGAGTTGGAACAACGTGTGGACGATCTCGAGACAGTGAACATGGATCTGAGGGACACACTGCTCGATTGTCTTAAACAGCAAAAAACACTTCAGGACAAAGTTACCGACTTAGAAGGGAGATCGCGCCGCAACAATATCCGCATTTACGGTGTTAAAGAAGGGGCCGAAGG is from Thalassophryne amazonica chromosome 1, fThaAma1.1, whole genome shotgun sequence and encodes:
- the klhl15 gene encoding kelch-like protein 15 isoform X1, producing MSEGARAAWSKRGCVDPHCREPGKHKHRKCERSFSAQSSKPEIARLGSKRCVMSGADVEVYLSQVHDGSVSSGFRALYEERLLLDVTLLIEEHHFQAHKALLATQSDYFRVMFTADMRERDQDKIHMKGLTAAGFGHILRFMYYGSLELSMPTVQEILQAAMYVQLTEAVEFCCSFLLAKICLENCAEVMRLLEDFSVGVEGVQEQLDNFLLDNFVPLMNRPDFLSYLSLERLQAYLNSDALSRFPEIELYEAVQAWLRHDRRRWRHTDTIIQSIRFCLMTPANIFEKVKTSEFYRYSRQLRQEVDQALSYFHDVNQQPLVESHSNRIRSVRPQTAVFRGMIGHSMVNSKILLLQRPKVWWELEGPQVPLRPDCLAIVNNFAFLLGGEELGPDGEFHASSKVYRYDPRQNSWLRMADMSVPRSEFAVGVIGRFIYAVAGRTRDETFYSTERYDITEDRWEFVDPYPVNKYGHEGTVLGGKLYITGGITSSSTSKQVCVFDPGREGGGGGSTGGTDAHRTRAGRGALLPGTHASCWENKSKMNYARCFHKMISHNGKLYVFGGVCVILRASFESQGCPSTEVYDPDTDEWTILASMPIGRSGHGVAVLDRQIMVLGGLCYNGHYSDSILTFDPDENKWKEDEYPRMPCKLDGLQVCSLHFPEYVLEHVRRCS
- the klhl15 gene encoding kelch-like protein 15 isoform X2, whose protein sequence is MPVANQRCVMSGADVEVYLSQVHDGSVSSGFRALYEERLLLDVTLLIEEHHFQAHKALLATQSDYFRVMFTADMRERDQDKIHMKGLTAAGFGHILRFMYYGSLELSMPTVQEILQAAMYVQLTEAVEFCCSFLLAKICLENCAEVMRLLEDFSVGVEGVQEQLDNFLLDNFVPLMNRPDFLSYLSLERLQAYLNSDALSRFPEIELYEAVQAWLRHDRRRWRHTDTIIQSIRFCLMTPANIFEKVKTSEFYRYSRQLRQEVDQALSYFHDVNQQPLVESHSNRIRSVRPQTAVFRGMIGHSMVNSKILLLQRPKVWWELEGPQVPLRPDCLAIVNNFAFLLGGEELGPDGEFHASSKVYRYDPRQNSWLRMADMSVPRSEFAVGVIGRFIYAVAGRTRDETFYSTERYDITEDRWEFVDPYPVNKYGHEGTVLGGKLYITGGITSSSTSKQVCVFDPGREGGGGGSTGGTDAHRTRAGRGALLPGTHASCWENKSKMNYARCFHKMISHNGKLYVFGGVCVILRASFESQGCPSTEVYDPDTDEWTILASMPIGRSGHGVAVLDRQIMVLGGLCYNGHYSDSILTFDPDENKWKEDEYPRMPCKLDGLQVCSLHFPEYVLEHVRRCS